The following proteins come from a genomic window of Anopheles ziemanni chromosome 3, idAnoZiCoDA_A2_x.2, whole genome shotgun sequence:
- the LOC131284873 gene encoding protein D3-like, translating to MAQADIGQFFAEHDIVPVLVDRAPQSFAKVVYRGKKLVDAGKELSPTEVREEPKVEWYADPTALHTLVMIDPDSPSRMEPSNREFAHWLVGNIPGRHVQNGETLFQYVPVFPRSGVGFHRYIFLVFRQQSWNDYSEAPRASSNNRTPRVRFSTRDFARRYSLGQPVAGNFFIAQYDDYVPVVLAKFPPSDDY from the exons ATGGCGCAGGCGGACATCGGGCAGTTCTTCGCCGAGCACGACATCGTGCCGGTGCTGGTGGACCGGGCGCCGCAGTCGTTCGCGAAGGTGGTGTACCGCGGGAAGAAGCTGGTCGACGCGGGGAAGGAGCTGTCGCCGACCGAGGTGCGCGAGGAACCGAAGGTCGAGTGGTACGCCGACCCGACCGCGCTGCACACGCTGGTGATGATCGATCCGGACTCGCCGAGCCGGATGGAGCCGTCGAACCGGGAGTTCGCCCACTGGCTGGTCGGCAACATCCCGGGCCGGCATGTGCAGAACGGCGAGACGCTGTTCCAGTACGTGCCGGTTTTCCCTCGCTCCGGCGTCGGCTTCCACCGGTACATCTTTCTCGTCTTTCGCCAGCAGTCCTGGAACGACTATTCCGAGGCACCGCGCGCGTCAAGCAA CAACCGGACGCCGAGGGTGCGCTTCAGCACGCGAGATTTCGCTCGCCGGTAcagcctaggccagccggtgGCCGGTAACTTCTTCATCGCGCAGTACGACGACTACGTGCCGGTGGTTCTGGCCAAATTTCCACCCTCCGACGATTACTGA